Proteins from a genomic interval of Bacteroidota bacterium:
- a CDS encoding T9SS type A sorting domain-containing protein → MLFPAVTFRTLNENAFFGIIVKGFQEQQNKIDSMVTVITAMQSQMNSCCTSNSRTQNQNSNSNQTDVTLSNIPGVVLDQNVPNPFAEQTTIAYSLPDNFKKAQMLFYDAQGKLIRTVELTGTGKGQLNVIANDLSTGIYTYALIVDGQVMDTKKMVKAN, encoded by the coding sequence ATGCTTTTTCCTGCGGTAACCTTCCGTACGCTGAACGAGAATGCATTTTTTGGAATTATAGTAAAAGGTTTCCAGGAGCAACAAAATAAAATTGACAGCATGGTTACTGTGATCACAGCCATGCAATCACAAATGAATTCCTGCTGCACATCAAATTCAAGAACACAAAATCAAAATTCAAACTCAAATCAAACCGATGTAACGCTTTCAAATATTCCAGGCGTAGTACTCGACCAGAATGTTCCGAATCCGTTTGCAGAGCAAACAACGATCGCTTATTCTCTTCCGGATAATTTTAAAAAAGCGCAAATGCTTTTTTACGATGCGCAGGGAAAACTTATCAGAACCGTTGAACTAACCGGAACAGGAAAAGGTCAACTGAACGTTATTGCTAATGATCTTTCCACAGGAATTTACACGTATGCGCTCATTGTGGACGGACAGGTGATGGATACGAAGAAAATGGTGAAGGCGAATTGA